From a single Lactococcus allomyrinae genomic region:
- a CDS encoding ArsC/Spx/MgsR family protein, which yields MINIYYNTKNHGFYRTIEWLEYHQISYDLKPILQLTREDFLKILSLTDNGFEDLFSLKKVHKQAFDIYTMNQLIDYILENPKMLKAPIAFNEKHLLIGYDAGEIRVFLSRNHRKEELKLTKSRINFENT from the coding sequence ATGATTAATATTTATTACAACACAAAAAATCATGGCTTTTATCGCACAATAGAGTGGTTAGAGTATCATCAAATCTCGTACGATTTAAAACCCATTTTACAACTGACCAGAGAAGATTTTCTTAAGATTTTAAGTTTAACAGATAATGGTTTTGAAGATTTATTTTCTTTGAAAAAAGTTCACAAACAAGCTTTTGACATCTATACAATGAACCAATTAATTGATTATATTTTGGAAAATCCTAAGATGCTGAAAGCACCTATTGCATTCAATGAGAAGCATCTCCTTATTGGCTACGATGCTGGAGAAATCAGAGTATTTCTATCAAGAAATCATAGAAAAGAAGAGTTAAAATTAACAAAAAGTCGCATAAATTTTGAAAATACTTAA
- a CDS encoding ABC transporter ATP-binding protein: MTLKVENLTYYYTNPEEYLFKDVSETFEKGTMYAILGQSGSGKTTFLSLLAGLDTPKSGTMTFDDKPIKASTLTSYRKKTVSTIFQAYNLLTYMSAYENVKTAVKISSVKFENEKASIVEALGKVGLTEDLIYKPVSKLSGGQQQRVAIARALVLNHDVIIADEPTGNLDEETTGQIVALFKKIAHEDNKVVIIVTHENDVAAASDIVYTLKHRKFEKTA, encoded by the coding sequence ATGACACTAAAAGTTGAAAATTTGACCTACTATTATACAAATCCAGAGGAGTATCTTTTTAAAGATGTGAGTGAAACTTTCGAGAAAGGTACAATGTATGCTATTCTTGGACAATCAGGCTCTGGGAAAACAACCTTCCTCTCTTTGCTTGCAGGGCTAGATACACCAAAATCAGGGACAATGACTTTTGATGATAAACCAATAAAAGCAAGCACACTGACAAGTTATCGCAAAAAAACTGTCAGCACGATTTTCCAAGCTTACAACTTACTAACTTATATGAGTGCTTACGAAAATGTCAAAACAGCGGTTAAGATTTCGTCAGTAAAGTTTGAAAACGAAAAAGCTTCGATTGTTGAAGCACTTGGTAAAGTCGGACTGACAGAAGATTTGATCTACAAACCTGTCAGCAAACTTTCAGGTGGTCAGCAACAAAGAGTTGCAATTGCTAGGGCATTAGTGCTCAATCATGACGTCATCATTGCTGATGAGCCAACAGGAAACCTTGACGAAGAAACAACAGGTCAAATCGTAGCATTATTTAAGAAGATTGCACACGAAGATAATAAAGTTGTGATTATTGTTACTCATGAAAATGATGTTGCAGCAGCGTCAGACATTGTCTATACGCTCAAACATCGAAAATTTGAAAAGACGGCATAA